From Drosophila virilis strain 15010-1051.87 chromosome X, Dvir_AGI_RSII-ME, whole genome shotgun sequence, the proteins below share one genomic window:
- the Ilp6 gene encoding probable insulin-like peptide 6: MICSLPSSTFLPLLVAVVCLAFGLSLVAGTPIAFTPEDLEIKHRCSKDLAETINFICQGRTVSLGQLYPQSFGKRSKRFAADDTFYRPLQNGPIHECCLRACGYPEIRQYCAPD, from the exons ATGATTTGCTCGCTGCCAAGCTCAACCTTCCTGCCACTGCTGGTCGCAGTAGTGTGTTTGGCATTCGGTCTGTCTCTGGTGGCCGGCACACCGATCGCGTTCACGCCCGAGGATCTGGAGATCAAGCATCGCTGCAGCAAGGATCTGGCCGAGACCATCAACTTTATCTGTCAGGGTCGCACCGTTTCGCTGGGCCAGCTATATC CCCAAAGCTTTGGCAAGCGCAGCAAGCGTTTTGCAGCCGACGACACCTTCTACAGGCCACTGCAGAATGGTCCCATACACGAATGCTGCCTGCGCGCCTGCGGCTATCCCGAGATACGTCAATATTGTGCGCCCGATTAG
- the LOC6633509 gene encoding uncharacterized protein isoform X3 gives MSLKRYKNPVNNHFIYNDEIRKSTCKVCLFDMAGRHSENLMRHLKRKHPATYAEVMLEKQRRRSANTNRSSGSDTGPLSSMFKFETQPHKLFIKSEKLAFRLDEPGQQQMPIGAGCGNDYEEDTSSLNGNGQFESVDIGKEELCEVVHSPEALNDSSESFIYPDNPNDEDPFIMTNFAQANTMGSPSTNSTPAAQTGNNSNNATPSCSMHHSSNDASFLQYLSDKFGKYSSNTKYTVQYHINCILYKADMGCYDNADASKLPDSYA, from the exons ATGTCGCTAAAGCGTTATAAAAATCCAGTCAACAATCATTTCATATACAACGATGAAATCCGCAAAAGCACATGCAAAGTGTGCTTATTCGATATGGCCGGCAGGCACTCGGAGAACCTGATGCGCCATCTCAAGCGCAAACACCCGGCCACGTACGCCGAGGTGATGCTAGAGAAGCAGCGCCGTCGATCGGCCAATACGAATCGATCATCCGGTTCAGATACTGGGCCCTTGTCGTCCATGTTCAAATTCGAGACGCAGCCGCATAAGTTATTTATCAAATCG GAAAAATTGGCATTCAGACTTGACGAACCTGGCCAACAGCAG ATGCCCATCGGGGCCGGATGCGGCAATGATTATGAGGAGGATACGTCCAGTTTGAATGGCAACGGCCAATTCGAGAGCGTGGACATTGGCAAGGAGGAGCTGTGCGAGGTGGTACACTCGCCGGAGGCATTAAACGATTCCAGCGAATCGTTCATCTATCCGGACAATCCCAACGATGAGGATCCATTCATAATGACCAACTTTGCCCAGGCGAACACAATGGGCAGCCCGAGCACTAATTCAACGCCCGCCGCTCAAACGGGCAACAATTCGAACAATGCAACGCCCAGCTGTTCCATGCACCACTCATCCAACGATGCCAGCTTCCTGCAATACCTGAGCGATAAGTTTGGCAAATACAGCTCGAACACCAAATACACGGTCCAATACCATATCAATTGCATATTGTACAAGGCCGATATGGGCTGTTACGATAATGCCGATGCCTCCAAGTTGCCCGATTCGTATGCATAA
- the LOC6633509 gene encoding uncharacterized protein isoform X1 has protein sequence MGRPCSIEIHKLVEMLPNKQYCRCILCDKTLSGAVRSNIKRHYERLHPEVVLPKAKKRKHLTHLKASSNKVEHVKMEQNGKVTKLNRNRVRKCIVDWNSRVVQALVENVRKNENLWNPHHCFYKDRIITRNAWENVSAAIDVPKSEAILKWHSIRSSYRTHLKNLQEFRTGQIVKDKKPNPLYSAMSFLDSVMKFPPTTPQLSTHPANKQAATYETSRKPFQLRASDNIWDGSLRKMEPIQALIAGKLISSVLIQGQLGQLSMSSNIAHNTPRLFESYQLPRIGCPTLRSVETLVELLPNNIHCRCLMCGAMMAYQYDNIREHYESYHPNMPVNQDAASSNASTAATAPSSTSQSQCNPMMPIGAGCGNDYEEDTSSLNGNGQFESVDIGKEELCEVVHSPEALNDSSESFIYPDNPNDEDPFIMTNFAQANTMGSPSTNSTPAAQTGNNSNNATPSCSMHHSSNDASFLQYLSDKFGKYSSNTKYTVQYHINCILYKADMGCYDNADASKLPDSYA, from the exons ATGGGCCGGCCATGCAGCATCGAGATCCACAAATTGGTGGAGATGCTTCCGAATAAACAATATTGTCGCTGCATTCTGTGCGACAAGACGCTGAGCGGCGCGGTCCGCAGCAATATTAAGCGGCATTACGAGCGACTCCATCCGGAAGTTGTCCTGCCCAAGGCCAAGAAGAGGAAGCATTTAACGCACTTGAAAGCTTCCAGCAACAAGG TCGAGCACGTGAAAATGGAACAGAACGGAAAAGTAACGAAATTGAATAGAAATCGCGTACGCAAATGCATCGTGGATTGGAACAGTCGTGTGGTGCAGGCTCTCGTCGAGAATGTGCGAAAGAACGAGAACCTGTGGAATCCGCATCATTGTTTCTACAAAGATCGCATCATAACGCGAAATGCTTGGGAGAATGTTTCGGCTGCCATCGATGTACCGAAAAGCGAGGCAATCCTAAAATGGCATTCCATACGTTCCAGCTACAGA ACGCATTTGAAAAACCTGCAGGAATTCAGAACCGGACAGATTGTCAAGGACAAGAAACCAAATCCATTATATTCAGCAATGTCCTTTCTCGATTCTGTCATGAAATTTCCGCCCACGACACCCCAACTGAGTACG CATCCAGCAAATAAACAGGCCGCAACATATGAGACAAGCCGGAAACCCTTTCAGCTGCGAGCTAGCGATAATATCTGGGATGGCAGCCTGAGGAAAATGGAGCCCATCCAGGCGTTAATTGCCGGCAAATTGATTAGCAGCGTTCTCATCCAAGGCCAACTGGGCCAATTGAGCATGAGCAGCAATATCGCGCATAATACTCCCAGGCTGTTCGAATCGTATC AACTACCCCGTATTGGATGTCCGACACTCAGAAGCGTTGAGACCTTGGTGGAATTGCTGCCAAACAACATACACTGCCGCTGCTTAATGTGCGGCGCTATGATGGCATATCAATATGATAACATAAGAGAGCATTACGAGAGCTACCATCCGAATATGCCCGTTAATCAAGACGCAGCAAGCAGCAATGCGTCGACTGCAGCCACCGCGCCAAGCAGCACGAGTCAAAGTCAATGCAATCCAATG ATGCCCATCGGGGCCGGATGCGGCAATGATTATGAGGAGGATACGTCCAGTTTGAATGGCAACGGCCAATTCGAGAGCGTGGACATTGGCAAGGAGGAGCTGTGCGAGGTGGTACACTCGCCGGAGGCATTAAACGATTCCAGCGAATCGTTCATCTATCCGGACAATCCCAACGATGAGGATCCATTCATAATGACCAACTTTGCCCAGGCGAACACAATGGGCAGCCCGAGCACTAATTCAACGCCCGCCGCTCAAACGGGCAACAATTCGAACAATGCAACGCCCAGCTGTTCCATGCACCACTCATCCAACGATGCCAGCTTCCTGCAATACCTGAGCGATAAGTTTGGCAAATACAGCTCGAACACCAAATACACGGTCCAATACCATATCAATTGCATATTGTACAAGGCCGATATGGGCTGTTACGATAATGCCGATGCCTCCAAGTTGCCCGATTCGTATGCATAA
- the LOC6633509 gene encoding uncharacterized protein isoform X4, producing the protein MSLKRYKNPVNNHFIYNDEIRKSTCKVCLFDMAGRHSENLMRHLKRKHPATYAEVMLEKQRRRSANTNRSSGSDTGPLSSMFKFETQPHKLFIKSMPIGAGCGNDYEEDTSSLNGNGQFESVDIGKEELCEVVHSPEALNDSSESFIYPDNPNDEDPFIMTNFAQANTMGSPSTNSTPAAQTGNNSNNATPSCSMHHSSNDASFLQYLSDKFGKYSSNTKYTVQYHINCILYKADMGCYDNADASKLPDSYA; encoded by the exons ATGTCGCTAAAGCGTTATAAAAATCCAGTCAACAATCATTTCATATACAACGATGAAATCCGCAAAAGCACATGCAAAGTGTGCTTATTCGATATGGCCGGCAGGCACTCGGAGAACCTGATGCGCCATCTCAAGCGCAAACACCCGGCCACGTACGCCGAGGTGATGCTAGAGAAGCAGCGCCGTCGATCGGCCAATACGAATCGATCATCCGGTTCAGATACTGGGCCCTTGTCGTCCATGTTCAAATTCGAGACGCAGCCGCATAAGTTATTTATCAAATCG ATGCCCATCGGGGCCGGATGCGGCAATGATTATGAGGAGGATACGTCCAGTTTGAATGGCAACGGCCAATTCGAGAGCGTGGACATTGGCAAGGAGGAGCTGTGCGAGGTGGTACACTCGCCGGAGGCATTAAACGATTCCAGCGAATCGTTCATCTATCCGGACAATCCCAACGATGAGGATCCATTCATAATGACCAACTTTGCCCAGGCGAACACAATGGGCAGCCCGAGCACTAATTCAACGCCCGCCGCTCAAACGGGCAACAATTCGAACAATGCAACGCCCAGCTGTTCCATGCACCACTCATCCAACGATGCCAGCTTCCTGCAATACCTGAGCGATAAGTTTGGCAAATACAGCTCGAACACCAAATACACGGTCCAATACCATATCAATTGCATATTGTACAAGGCCGATATGGGCTGTTACGATAATGCCGATGCCTCCAAGTTGCCCGATTCGTATGCATAA
- the LOC6633509 gene encoding uncharacterized protein isoform X2, translating into MGRPCSIEIHKLVEMLPNKQYCRCILCDKTLSGAVRSNIKRHYERLHPEVVLPKAKKRKHLTHLKASSNKVEHVKMEQNGKVTKLNRNRVRKCIVDWNSRVVQALVENVRKNENLWNPHHCFYKDRIITRNAWENVSAAIDVPKSEAILKWHSIRSSYRTHLKNLQEFRTGQIVKDKKPNPLYSAMSFLDSVMKFPPTTPQLSTHPANKQAATYETSRKPFQLRASDNIWDGSLRKMEPIQALIAGKLISSVLIQGQLGQLSMSSNIAHNTPRLFESYQLPRIGCPTLRSVETLVELLPNNIHCRCLMCGAMMAYQYDNIREHYESYHPNMPVNQDAASSNASTAATAPSSTSQSQCNPMCALCRIARCDGRASGSERQLTTLAWHRFINWFLLWFGSQLCDVSRSVNERYSSTTHALLLFFFLVF; encoded by the exons ATGGGCCGGCCATGCAGCATCGAGATCCACAAATTGGTGGAGATGCTTCCGAATAAACAATATTGTCGCTGCATTCTGTGCGACAAGACGCTGAGCGGCGCGGTCCGCAGCAATATTAAGCGGCATTACGAGCGACTCCATCCGGAAGTTGTCCTGCCCAAGGCCAAGAAGAGGAAGCATTTAACGCACTTGAAAGCTTCCAGCAACAAGG TCGAGCACGTGAAAATGGAACAGAACGGAAAAGTAACGAAATTGAATAGAAATCGCGTACGCAAATGCATCGTGGATTGGAACAGTCGTGTGGTGCAGGCTCTCGTCGAGAATGTGCGAAAGAACGAGAACCTGTGGAATCCGCATCATTGTTTCTACAAAGATCGCATCATAACGCGAAATGCTTGGGAGAATGTTTCGGCTGCCATCGATGTACCGAAAAGCGAGGCAATCCTAAAATGGCATTCCATACGTTCCAGCTACAGA ACGCATTTGAAAAACCTGCAGGAATTCAGAACCGGACAGATTGTCAAGGACAAGAAACCAAATCCATTATATTCAGCAATGTCCTTTCTCGATTCTGTCATGAAATTTCCGCCCACGACACCCCAACTGAGTACG CATCCAGCAAATAAACAGGCCGCAACATATGAGACAAGCCGGAAACCCTTTCAGCTGCGAGCTAGCGATAATATCTGGGATGGCAGCCTGAGGAAAATGGAGCCCATCCAGGCGTTAATTGCCGGCAAATTGATTAGCAGCGTTCTCATCCAAGGCCAACTGGGCCAATTGAGCATGAGCAGCAATATCGCGCATAATACTCCCAGGCTGTTCGAATCGTATC AACTACCCCGTATTGGATGTCCGACACTCAGAAGCGTTGAGACCTTGGTGGAATTGCTGCCAAACAACATACACTGCCGCTGCTTAATGTGCGGCGCTATGATGGCATATCAATATGATAACATAAGAGAGCATTACGAGAGCTACCATCCGAATATGCCCGTTAATCAAGACGCAGCAAGCAGCAATGCGTCGACTGCAGCCACCGCGCCAAGCAGCACGAGTCAAAGTCAATGCAATCCAATG TGCGCTCTTTGCAGAATTGCGCGCTGCGACGGCCGTGCAAGTGGAAGCGAGAGGCAACTAACTACGCTGGCCTGGCACCGGTTCATAAATTGGTTCCTGCTCTGGTTTGGCTCTCAGCTGTGCGACGTTTCTCGTTCAGTAAACGAACGATACTCAAGTACGACGCAcgctttgctgttgtttttttttttggttttttag
- the LOC6633512 gene encoding uncharacterized protein: MGVRQWVHLLMNVGRVGITTHLITYRLKSALIRTMPWLQIQRPLQQLPHSRQIGGRLGKRAPNADLWRTQKLRRYEKPLTNRHRTEQPDCYMSPAQTTQPNQSTQPLQLLQQLQQRQHQHQQQQSHATIAIRNSLAMRARKSDLKQPLQVRDALVSRWVNYRHLSSSKR, from the exons ATGGGTGTACGACAGTGGGTGCATCTGCTGATGAATGTGGGACGAGTCGGCATCACAACACACCTGATAACATATCGCCTGAAGAGCGCGCTGATCCGCACGATGCCCTGGCTGCAG ATCCAAAGGCcgctgcaacagctgccgcaCAGCCGGCAAATCGGCGGACGACTGGGCAAACGGGCGCCCAACGCGGATCTCTGGCGCACACAGAAGCTGCGACGTTACGAGAAGCCGCTAACGAACCGGCACCGCACGGAGCAGCCCGACTGTTACATGAGCCCAGCCCAGACCACCCAACCGAATCAATCGACCCAGCctctccagctgctgcagcagctgcagcaaaggcagcatcagcatcagcagcagcaatcgcaTGCCACAATCGCGATCAGAAATTCCTTGGCAATGAGAGCGCGCAAATCGGATCTGAAGCAGCCGTTGCAAGTGCGGGACGCGCTGGTCAGTCGCTGGGTTAACTACAGGCATCTCTCCTCCTCGAAGCGCTGA